A single Nitrosospira multiformis ATCC 25196 DNA region contains:
- a CDS encoding TIR domain-containing protein has protein sequence MAEKTNKVFISFALKDRSAHDQLLEQLNKEQTTFSFVEMPVKQSWEPSWKDECRETVRGCDGVIGLITKNYVRADGQQWELRCAYDARMPVLLIHGDSDKLPSKLPEPVGDREIDAWTWPTISSFLNRL, from the coding sequence ATGGCTGAAAAAACAAACAAGGTCTTTATCAGTTTTGCACTCAAGGACAGGAGTGCTCACGATCAGCTGCTGGAGCAATTGAACAAGGAGCAAACAACATTTTCCTTTGTGGAGATGCCTGTCAAACAATCCTGGGAGCCTTCCTGGAAAGACGAGTGCCGGGAGACGGTGAGGGGATGTGATGGCGTGATTGGCCTGATTACCAAAAACTATGTCAGAGCCGACGGCCAGCAGTGGGAACTGCGTTGCGCCTACGATGCGAGGATGCCTGTACTGCTTATTCACGGAGATTCTGACAAGCTCCCCTCCAAACTGCCTGAACCCGTTGGAGACCGCGAGATCGATGCGTGGACGTGGCCGACGATTTCATCGTTCCTCAACAGACTATAA
- the ubiE gene encoding bifunctional demethylmenaquinone methyltransferase/2-methoxy-6-polyprenyl-1,4-benzoquinol methylase UbiE: MTRTTHFGFKTVSETEKAREVAGVFDSVAERYNLMNDLMSGGMHRLWKRFAIEVSGVRTGERVLDIAGGTADLSSLFLEQVGSRGEVWLTDINNSMLTIGRDRLLDEGTAVPVAQCDAEKLPFPTNYFDCVSVAFGLRNMTHKDVALKEMLRVLRPGGCVIVLEFSRIWKPLQRLYDLYSFKVLPAMGGLVAKDRDSYRYLAESIRVHPSQEELKQMMQKAGFERVQYFNLAANAVALHRGYKF, translated from the coding sequence ATGACGAGAACTACCCATTTCGGCTTTAAGACCGTGTCGGAAACGGAGAAAGCACGCGAGGTAGCAGGTGTGTTTGATTCTGTCGCGGAACGTTACAACCTGATGAATGACCTCATGTCGGGGGGCATGCATCGTCTGTGGAAACGATTTGCGATTGAGGTGAGCGGAGTTCGGACAGGGGAGCGTGTACTGGATATTGCCGGGGGAACGGCGGATCTGAGCTCGCTCTTCCTTGAGCAGGTGGGGAGCAGGGGAGAGGTGTGGCTGACCGACATCAACAATTCCATGCTGACCATTGGTCGCGATCGCCTGCTGGATGAAGGTACTGCGGTGCCGGTTGCCCAATGCGACGCGGAAAAACTGCCATTCCCTACCAATTACTTCGACTGCGTAAGCGTTGCTTTTGGTCTGAGGAACATGACGCACAAGGATGTCGCGCTGAAAGAGATGCTGCGCGTATTACGTCCCGGGGGCTGCGTTATCGTGCTCGAATTCTCCAGGATATGGAAACCCCTGCAACGGCTCTACGACCTTTACTCGTTCAAGGTGCTTCCCGCGATGGGGGGTCTCGTTGCAAAGGACCGGGATAGCTACCGGTATCTTGCCGAATCCATTCGCGTACATCCAAGCCAGGAGGAGTTGAAGCAAATGATGCAGAAAGCCGGATTCGAGCGCGTGCAATATTTCAATCTTGCTGCAAACGCCGTAGCATTGCACCGCGGATACAAGTTTTAG
- a CDS encoding S-(hydroxymethyl)glutathione dehydrogenase/class III alcohol dehydrogenase: protein MDTIKTRAAVAWGPGQPLKIEEVDLMPPRKGEVLVRIVATGVCHTDAYTLSGKDPEGKFPAILGHEGGGIVEAVGDGVTSVAVGDHVIPLYTPECRECKFCRSGKTNLCQAIRTTQGQGLMPDGTTRFSKDGKPIYHYMGTSTFSEYTVIPEIALARISKEAPLEKVCLLGCGVTTGLGAVTHTAKVKAGDTVAVFGLGGIGLAVIIGAVMAKAGRIIAIDINPDKFEIARQLGATDVVNPQDHDKPIQEVIIGMTGGGVDFSFECIGNVKVMRSALECCHKGWGESVIIGVAGAGEEICTRPFQLVTGRVWRGSAFGGVKGRSELPGYVQRYLDGEFELDTFITHTMGLEDINKAFDLMHEGKSIRTVIHFDK, encoded by the coding sequence ATGGATACGATAAAAACCCGCGCGGCAGTAGCTTGGGGACCAGGCCAGCCTTTGAAGATCGAGGAAGTGGACTTGATGCCGCCAAGGAAAGGTGAGGTGCTGGTGCGCATAGTCGCCACGGGAGTCTGTCATACAGACGCATATACTTTGTCCGGAAAAGACCCCGAAGGCAAATTTCCAGCTATTCTGGGGCATGAAGGCGGCGGCATCGTCGAGGCGGTCGGCGACGGGGTAACCAGCGTGGCGGTAGGCGATCATGTCATCCCGTTGTATACCCCCGAATGCCGCGAGTGCAAGTTCTGCAGATCGGGGAAAACCAACCTGTGCCAGGCGATAAGGACAACCCAGGGACAGGGGCTGATGCCGGACGGCACTACCCGTTTTTCGAAGGATGGAAAACCCATTTATCATTACATGGGCACCTCGACTTTTTCCGAATATACGGTAATCCCTGAGATTGCATTGGCCAGGATCAGCAAGGAAGCGCCGCTGGAAAAGGTCTGCCTGCTCGGCTGCGGCGTTACCACCGGCTTGGGCGCGGTGACCCATACTGCAAAGGTAAAGGCAGGCGATACGGTAGCGGTATTCGGGCTGGGCGGCATAGGCCTTGCCGTGATAATCGGGGCCGTGATGGCCAAAGCTGGACGCATCATCGCTATCGACATCAATCCGGACAAATTTGAAATTGCGCGCCAACTGGGCGCTACCGACGTGGTGAATCCCCAAGATCACGACAAGCCGATCCAGGAGGTGATCATCGGGATGACCGGGGGAGGCGTGGATTTTTCCTTCGAATGCATCGGCAACGTAAAGGTCATGCGATCGGCCCTGGAATGCTGTCATAAGGGTTGGGGGGAGTCGGTGATTATCGGCGTTGCCGGGGCGGGAGAAGAAATCTGCACGCGCCCCTTTCAGCTCGTTACCGGCCGCGTCTGGCGCGGCTCCGCTTTTGGGGGAGTGAAGGGCCGCAGCGAACTGCCCGGCTATGTACAGCGCTATCTTGATGGAGAATTCGAACTGGATACCTTCATTACCCACACGATGGGATTGGAGGATATCAATAAGGCATTCGACCTCATGCATGAGGGCAAGTCCATCCGAACGGTGATACATTTCGACAAATGA
- a CDS encoding carbohydrate kinase family protein, translated as MMIEVRHSVLLFGEILIDRFPGGDVLGGAPLNVACHLRAFGCAPVLVSRIGQDAEGARLLQTMESAGLSTHGIQLDSVYPTGVVAVHLGAEGHRFDIVPNQAYDHIHPRLARMAALAANPEMVYFGTLAQRADSHRALRHMLRATSGQRFFDVNLRDPWIYGERLDWSLRHADIVKANNDELDRIAQLMNMDEPDAETQARALIERYQLCGMLITCGGAGAWWLERGGEKISIVPDKAVDVVDTVGAGDAFSAVFMFGRLREWDMPLTLMRAQQFASAVCGIRGAIPEHSDFYEPFIRQWSVDG; from the coding sequence ATGATGATCGAGGTTCGTCACTCAGTGCTTCTTTTTGGCGAAATACTGATAGACCGGTTCCCCGGCGGGGACGTGCTCGGTGGCGCACCTCTTAATGTAGCCTGCCATTTGCGCGCTTTTGGCTGTGCGCCTGTTCTTGTAAGTCGGATAGGCCAGGATGCGGAGGGGGCGCGTCTGTTGCAGACGATGGAGAGTGCCGGATTGAGTACGCATGGCATACAGCTTGACTCGGTTTATCCTACAGGCGTGGTAGCGGTTCATCTGGGGGCGGAAGGGCATCGATTCGATATTGTCCCTAACCAGGCTTACGATCATATTCATCCACGTCTGGCACGAATGGCTGCGCTCGCGGCAAACCCGGAAATGGTCTATTTCGGAACGCTGGCTCAGCGCGCCGACTCGCATCGCGCTCTGCGTCATATGCTGCGTGCAACCAGCGGCCAACGTTTTTTTGATGTCAATCTGCGCGATCCCTGGATTTATGGCGAACGACTGGACTGGTCGCTGCGGCATGCCGATATCGTTAAGGCGAACAACGATGAACTGGATCGCATCGCTCAACTGATGAATATGGATGAGCCGGATGCCGAGACTCAGGCCAGAGCGCTGATTGAGCGATATCAGTTATGCGGGATGCTCATCACTTGCGGCGGAGCCGGTGCCTGGTGGCTGGAGCGTGGGGGAGAAAAAATATCGATCGTGCCGGACAAGGCAGTGGATGTTGTCGATACGGTCGGAGCGGGGGACGCGTTCTCCGCGGTCTTCATGTTCGGCCGGCTGCGGGAGTGGGATATGCCCCTCACCTTGATGCGGGCACAACAATTTGCCAGTGCGGTTTGCGGAATACGGGGAGCCATCCCCGAACACAGCGATTTTTACGAACCGTTCATCAGACAGTGGTCGGTGGACGGTTAG
- a CDS encoding gamma-butyrobetaine hydroxylase-like domain-containing protein yields the protein MAGLSKNTPVPVEIKLHRKSRLLEITFSDGKTFRYTSEFLRVYSPSAEVRGHGPGQEVLQTGKKEVNINRIDPVGNYAIQLTFSDGHNTGLYSWDLLYEYGLHQDEMWQRYLRRMEEAGASRERPGYLSDWNGKPAVKS from the coding sequence ATGGCCGGCTTGAGTAAAAACACGCCTGTTCCCGTTGAAATCAAACTGCACCGAAAATCACGGCTGCTGGAAATCACTTTCAGCGATGGGAAGACTTTCCGGTACACCAGCGAGTTCCTGCGGGTGTATTCGCCTTCGGCAGAAGTGCGAGGTCATGGTCCCGGCCAGGAAGTGCTGCAGACCGGCAAGAAAGAGGTGAATATCAATCGTATCGATCCGGTAGGCAACTATGCGATCCAACTGACGTTTTCTGATGGCCATAATACCGGGCTTTATTCCTGGGATCTGCTCTACGAGTATGGGCTGCACCAGGATGAAATGTGGCAGCGCTACCTGCGCCGAATGGAAGAAGCGGGAGCCAGTCGGGAACGGCCCGGGTATTTATCGGACTGGAACGGGAAACCAGCGGTAAAAAGCTGA
- the fghA gene encoding S-formylglutathione hydrolase produces MQFLSSHRSFDGWQKRYRHFSPSLNCEMNFSIYLPPATDQGEKVPAVYWLSGLTCTDENFTIKAGAQRGAAEYGIALIMPDTSPRGEKVARAIDHAYDLGLGAGFYVNATQEPWSRHYRMYDYIVDELPALMEKHFPLDDRRSISGHSMGGHGALMIALRNPQRYRSVSAFSPIVNPTTSPWGIKAFSHYLGDDVKNWWNYDASLLIESARPREYLPMLIDQGSADEFLAEQLKIERFIAACNTANYPVQINMREGYDHSYFFISTFIGEHLRFHARALKNP; encoded by the coding sequence TTGCAATTTCTCTCATCGCATCGTTCGTTCGACGGATGGCAAAAACGCTACAGACACTTTTCGCCATCGCTGAACTGCGAAATGAATTTTTCCATCTATCTTCCACCGGCGACAGACCAGGGCGAAAAGGTGCCCGCTGTCTACTGGCTGTCCGGCTTGACCTGCACGGACGAGAACTTCACGATTAAGGCCGGGGCGCAGCGAGGGGCGGCAGAATATGGCATCGCGCTGATCATGCCAGATACCAGTCCGCGGGGAGAAAAAGTGGCGCGAGCAATCGATCATGCCTACGACTTGGGCCTGGGCGCGGGTTTCTACGTGAATGCCACGCAGGAGCCATGGAGCCGGCATTACCGGATGTATGACTATATCGTCGATGAGTTGCCGGCCCTGATGGAGAAACACTTTCCACTCGATGACCGGCGATCGATCAGCGGTCATTCGATGGGGGGGCATGGCGCTTTGATGATCGCCTTGCGCAATCCGCAGCGCTATCGGTCAGTATCCGCCTTTTCACCTATTGTGAATCCCACCACCAGTCCGTGGGGCATAAAGGCTTTCAGTCACTATCTGGGAGATGACGTCAAGAACTGGTGGAACTATGACGCCTCTTTGCTTATAGAATCTGCACGTCCACGGGAGTATCTCCCCATGCTGATCGACCAGGGGTCTGCTGATGAGTTTCTGGCCGAGCAACTGAAAATCGAACGCTTTATCGCAGCATGTAATACAGCGAATTACCCTGTGCAAATCAACATGCGCGAAGGCTACGATCATAGCTATTTCTTTATCAGCACGTTTATCGGAGAGCACTTGCGTTTTCACGCACGCGCCCTCAAGAATCCTTGA
- a CDS encoding HAD-IIB family hydrolase — translation MKELYVLMLSLHGLIRGNDMELGCDADTGGQVLYVVELARALARQPQVGKVDLLTRRIEDPSVSPDYARPEETLGNNARIIRLQCGPRRYLRKESLWPYLDQLVDRALLFLRGQKRLPDVIHSHYADAGYVGMQLSQLLGIPQIHTGHSLGRSKQQRLLAQGRKPQALERQFSFYRRIATEEAVLQHASLIITSTPQESVEQYGLYTNYHPERAVVIPPGTDISRFSPPNRQKPVEVETAGLIDRFLAHPRKPLILTICRPEIRKNLGALVAAFGSSPKLHEQANLAIVAGNRDDIRQLDAAQNEVMTGLLLDIDRYDLWGKVALPKHHKPSDIAGFYRLAAQRRGVFINPALTEPFGLTLIEAAASGLPIVATEDGGPRDIVANCKNGLLVNPSDIGAIAGAIEYALADPVRWRRWARNGVSGVKNHYTWDAHVRKYLHVLSRLLHHERKRIRRNLAIYQRQPRPLPLISHMLITDIDNTLLGDRAALRRLLAILRATPPNLGFGVATGRTLESAVKILKEWGVPLPDVLITAVGSEIYYGPELRPDTGWQNLIKYLWRRDAIENVLRGVPGLTLQAAENQREFKLSYNVDPEKMPPIAKIRTLLREQNLSAHLIYSRRTYLDVLPLRASKGRAIRYLAYKWGLPLRAFLVAGDSGNDHEMLIGDTLGVIVANHSPELASLKGNEQIYFARSAYADGIAEGMAHYEFGTSIMETANAAQI, via the coding sequence ATGAAAGAGTTATACGTACTGATGCTGAGCCTGCACGGCCTGATTCGGGGAAACGACATGGAGTTGGGGTGCGATGCGGATACGGGGGGCCAGGTGCTGTATGTAGTGGAGTTGGCGCGAGCCCTGGCGCGTCAGCCGCAGGTGGGCAAAGTGGATCTGCTCACGCGAAGGATAGAAGATCCTTCGGTTTCCCCGGATTATGCCCGTCCTGAGGAAACGCTGGGCAACAATGCGCGCATTATCCGCCTTCAGTGCGGTCCCCGGCGCTATCTGCGCAAGGAAAGCCTTTGGCCCTACCTGGATCAACTGGTGGATCGCGCGCTGCTTTTTCTCCGCGGGCAGAAGCGCTTGCCGGATGTTATCCACAGTCATTATGCCGACGCCGGTTATGTCGGCATGCAGCTTTCCCAACTATTGGGCATCCCTCAGATTCATACCGGACACTCATTGGGACGCAGCAAGCAACAACGCCTGCTGGCACAAGGCCGGAAGCCACAGGCACTGGAGCGCCAGTTCAGCTTTTACAGGCGAATAGCTACCGAGGAAGCAGTATTGCAACATGCTAGCCTGATCATAACCAGCACGCCTCAGGAAAGCGTCGAGCAATACGGGTTATACACCAATTATCACCCCGAACGCGCGGTTGTCATTCCGCCGGGGACCGATATATCGCGTTTCTCTCCTCCCAATCGTCAAAAACCAGTGGAAGTGGAGACTGCGGGTCTCATCGATCGCTTTCTCGCGCACCCGCGCAAGCCCCTGATATTGACCATTTGCCGTCCTGAAATTCGAAAAAATCTGGGGGCGCTGGTCGCTGCCTTCGGCAGTTCGCCTAAACTCCATGAACAGGCCAATCTCGCCATCGTGGCAGGCAACCGGGATGACATCCGTCAACTGGATGCTGCCCAGAACGAAGTGATGACCGGCCTGCTGCTGGATATCGACCGCTACGATTTATGGGGCAAGGTGGCCCTGCCCAAACACCACAAGCCTTCCGACATCGCCGGTTTCTACCGGCTCGCAGCTCAGCGCCGTGGCGTGTTTATCAATCCGGCGCTTACCGAACCCTTCGGCCTTACACTGATCGAAGCTGCCGCCAGCGGGCTTCCCATTGTCGCGACAGAAGATGGAGGGCCTCGCGATATCGTGGCGAACTGCAAAAATGGGCTACTGGTAAATCCATCGGACATCGGCGCGATTGCCGGAGCGATCGAGTATGCGCTTGCTGATCCCGTGCGCTGGCGACGCTGGGCGCGAAATGGCGTTTCAGGGGTAAAAAACCACTACACGTGGGACGCGCATGTCAGGAAATATCTGCATGTTCTGTCGCGTCTGCTGCATCACGAGCGTAAGCGCATCCGCCGGAACCTGGCGATATATCAAAGGCAACCGCGCCCGTTGCCCTTGATATCGCATATGCTCATCACGGATATAGACAATACGTTGCTTGGCGACCGTGCTGCCCTGCGTCGCCTTCTTGCTATTTTGCGCGCGACCCCCCCCAACCTGGGCTTTGGTGTCGCTACTGGCCGCACGCTGGAAAGCGCCGTGAAAATATTGAAGGAATGGGGCGTACCCTTGCCCGATGTGCTGATCACCGCAGTGGGCAGCGAAATCTATTATGGTCCCGAGCTTCGTCCGGATACCGGGTGGCAGAACCTGATCAAGTATCTATGGCGCCGCGATGCCATTGAAAACGTATTGCGGGGGGTGCCGGGACTGACGCTGCAGGCAGCCGAAAACCAGCGCGAATTCAAGCTCAGCTACAACGTGGATCCGGAAAAAATGCCGCCAATAGCCAAAATCCGCACATTGTTGCGCGAGCAGAACCTGTCGGCACACCTGATTTACTCGCGCCGGACTTATCTCGACGTGTTGCCACTGAGAGCGTCCAAAGGGCGGGCAATACGTTATCTTGCCTACAAGTGGGGGCTGCCGCTACGTGCGTTTCTGGTCGCAGGAGATTCCGGCAACGATCATGAAATGCTGATCGGTGATACCCTCGGCGTCATAGTCGCCAACCATAGTCCCGAACTCGCAAGCCTGAAAGGAAATGAGCAAATCTATTTTGCCCGGTCCGCATATGCCGATGGCATTGCAGAGGGCATGGCACATTATGAATTTGGTACTTCCATCATGGAGACTGCAAATGCTGCACAAATTTGA
- a CDS encoding RidA family protein → MTRRLISSGSTFEQEIGYSRAVVEGDWVFVSGTTGFDYSKMTISDDLLEQTEQCFRNIGAALDEAGASMRDIVRVTYILPEAANFPKCWPVFRKYLGDVRPAAMMLAAGLSDPRMRIEIQVTARRGSGA, encoded by the coding sequence ATGACACGCAGATTGATCAGTTCAGGCTCCACCTTCGAACAGGAGATCGGTTACTCCAGGGCTGTGGTTGAGGGTGACTGGGTCTTCGTCTCAGGCACGACAGGCTTTGACTACAGCAAAATGACAATTTCGGACGATCTTCTCGAGCAGACTGAACAATGTTTCAGAAATATCGGTGCTGCTCTGGATGAGGCCGGGGCAAGCATGAGAGATATTGTGCGGGTCACCTATATATTGCCTGAGGCTGCCAACTTCCCCAAGTGCTGGCCCGTATTCCGGAAATATCTCGGGGATGTAAGGCCAGCGGCAATGATGCTGGCCGCCGGACTGTCCGATCCGCGTATGCGCATCGAGATACAGGTAACCGCAAGGCGCGGCTCAGGAGCGTGA
- a CDS encoding LuxR C-terminal-related transcriptional regulator, with protein MDPPPRNYRHTPVPLNPEEVGFSPREIAIMEWIRRGKTIPETAAILEVSTFTVKNCLLDLFQKLHAADSGESTAEQQIRFSH; from the coding sequence ATCGATCCACCACCACGGAACTATCGACACACGCCGGTTCCGTTAAATCCGGAGGAGGTTGGATTCAGCCCTCGCGAAATCGCGATAATGGAGTGGATCCGGAGGGGTAAAACGATTCCTGAAACGGCTGCGATACTGGAAGTCAGCACTTTTACGGTAAAAAATTGCCTGCTGGATCTATTCCAGAAACTGCATGCTGCCGACAGCGGAGAAAGCACCGCCGAACAACAAATAAGGTTTTCGCATTGA
- a CDS encoding Slp family lipoprotein, giving the protein MRPYLLFVCIFLSACVGLPAAVRDVPVAKVGYGEVSQDPNSYKATSVRWGGVVIDVENEENFTLVQVLSYPLNYSGRPQLNKQSEGRFVIKSSEFLDPAVYAKDRELTVAGTIEGDIERTIGKKHVRLPLLSSKGIYLWPVYQYQPYAYGGPGYGFSPYFGYGYYYGGPYWGGFYRPYWWY; this is encoded by the coding sequence ATGAGACCATACTTGTTATTCGTCTGTATCTTCTTGAGCGCGTGCGTCGGACTGCCGGCAGCAGTGCGAGACGTACCGGTGGCAAAAGTCGGCTATGGCGAAGTAAGTCAGGACCCCAACAGCTATAAGGCTACATCCGTCCGTTGGGGGGGCGTGGTGATTGATGTTGAAAATGAAGAAAACTTCACCCTGGTGCAGGTGCTGTCCTATCCCCTCAATTATTCCGGACGGCCGCAACTGAACAAACAGAGCGAGGGACGTTTCGTGATCAAGAGCTCCGAATTTCTGGATCCTGCCGTTTATGCAAAGGATAGAGAACTCACAGTTGCGGGAACAATCGAAGGTGATATCGAGCGTACGATAGGAAAAAAACACGTGCGTCTGCCTCTGCTTTCTTCCAAAGGCATTTATCTATGGCCGGTGTACCAATATCAGCCTTACGCTTATGGCGGGCCCGGCTACGGCTTCAGTCCATACTTCGGATATGGATATTATTATGGCGGCCCCTATTGGGGAGGATTCTACCGCCCCTACTGGTGGTATTAG
- a CDS encoding sucrose synthase has protein sequence MLHKFEAWAADHRGDMYTLLRRWFELERPLLLHSDLGAVFNALSAEQASLLADSQVREIVNTLQEAVCRPPIVYMAAREEAGCWWYARLHLDRLIPEAVTVSEYLAFKELLVNPEGANEPVLEIDFAPFNRGSPKLKEIRSIGQGVIFLNKQLAGGLFGQLGLGSDKLLHFLTVHSMDGKQLMLGGNFADVPALRSGLRRALSMLEKYPDDTEWKDVAEPLGGIGFAPGWGNCVGRVSETMSLLVDILEAPSPQILESFLARIPMISKLLILSPHGYFGQDNVLGLPDTGGQVVYILDQVRALEREMSERLILQGIDAAPKILIGTRLIPDAGDTLCHQPLEKIHGTQNSWIVRVPFRKGSGEIVRHWISRFEIWPYLENFAHDIEREALAQLSGRPDLIIGNYSDGNLVASLISKRIGVTQCNIAHALEQSKYLHSALYWRENEAQYHFNCQYTADLIAMNSADFIITSTFQEIAGTEQTVGQYETYQNYTMPGLYRVVNGIDLFDPKFNIVSPGADAEVYFSYLDHERRLDALIPDIERLLYGDDPGVPCRGYFADPAKPLIFTMARLDTVKNLTGLAAWFGQCEALSTAANLLVIGGHIDPAASCDGEERAEIEHMHALMNEYKLEGRMRWLGTRLEKNLAGELYRHVADRRGIFVQPARFEAFGLTIIEAMASGLPVFATCYGGPREIIQHGVSGYHFDPNDGLAGASAMADFFERVAADPGFWDRISQKALQRVEARYTWRLYAERMMTLSRIYGFWKFVSKLEHEETARYLNMFYHLQFRPMAQALPQ, from the coding sequence ATGCTGCACAAATTTGAAGCCTGGGCTGCCGATCATCGCGGTGATATGTATACGCTTCTGCGCAGATGGTTCGAACTGGAAAGGCCGCTTTTGCTTCATTCCGATCTGGGAGCGGTTTTTAATGCGTTGAGCGCGGAGCAGGCGTCTTTGCTTGCTGATTCGCAGGTACGAGAAATCGTAAACACTCTGCAGGAAGCGGTATGCCGGCCGCCAATAGTCTACATGGCGGCGCGCGAGGAGGCGGGGTGCTGGTGGTACGCACGCTTGCATCTGGATAGGCTAATCCCCGAGGCTGTCACCGTGTCGGAATATCTCGCTTTCAAGGAGCTGCTGGTAAATCCGGAGGGGGCGAATGAGCCCGTGCTGGAAATTGATTTTGCGCCTTTTAATCGCGGTTCTCCAAAGCTCAAGGAAATCCGGTCCATAGGGCAGGGTGTGATTTTCCTCAACAAGCAACTTGCCGGAGGACTGTTTGGGCAACTGGGGTTGGGGTCGGACAAGCTGCTGCATTTCCTGACAGTCCATTCCATGGACGGGAAGCAGTTGATGCTGGGCGGCAATTTTGCCGATGTGCCGGCGCTGCGTTCCGGATTGCGCAGGGCTCTGAGCATGCTTGAGAAGTATCCCGACGATACCGAGTGGAAGGATGTTGCCGAACCCCTTGGAGGTATCGGTTTTGCACCCGGCTGGGGAAATTGCGTGGGCCGTGTGAGCGAGACGATGAGTTTGCTGGTGGATATTCTGGAAGCCCCTTCTCCCCAGATCCTGGAGAGCTTCCTCGCCCGTATTCCGATGATCTCGAAACTGCTAATCCTGTCTCCCCATGGCTACTTCGGTCAGGATAACGTGTTGGGATTGCCGGACACGGGCGGTCAGGTGGTATACATCCTCGATCAGGTGCGGGCTCTGGAACGGGAAATGAGCGAGCGCCTGATATTGCAGGGAATAGATGCGGCGCCAAAAATCCTGATTGGCACGCGCCTCATTCCTGACGCGGGCGATACACTTTGCCACCAGCCCCTGGAAAAAATCCACGGTACCCAGAATTCATGGATCGTGCGAGTGCCATTCCGAAAAGGGAGTGGTGAAATCGTTCGCCATTGGATTTCCCGGTTCGAGATATGGCCATACCTGGAAAATTTTGCGCATGACATTGAACGCGAAGCTCTGGCCCAGCTCAGCGGTAGGCCCGACCTGATCATAGGCAACTATTCCGATGGAAATCTTGTCGCCTCGCTGATTTCCAAACGGATTGGTGTAACCCAGTGCAATATTGCGCATGCACTTGAGCAGAGCAAGTACCTGCACTCGGCGTTGTATTGGCGGGAGAACGAAGCCCAGTATCACTTCAACTGCCAATATACCGCCGATCTTATTGCGATGAACAGCGCTGATTTCATCATCACCAGCACCTTTCAGGAAATTGCCGGTACCGAGCAGACGGTAGGCCAATATGAAACATACCAGAACTATACGATGCCCGGCTTATACCGGGTGGTGAACGGCATTGACCTTTTCGATCCCAAGTTCAATATCGTTTCGCCGGGTGCGGATGCAGAAGTTTATTTTTCTTATCTCGATCACGAGCGGCGTCTGGACGCCCTGATTCCGGACATCGAGCGTCTCTTGTACGGGGATGATCCGGGCGTGCCCTGCCGGGGCTACTTCGCGGATCCTGCGAAACCTTTGATTTTTACAATGGCTCGCCTGGACACGGTGAAGAATCTTACCGGCCTCGCCGCGTGGTTCGGGCAGTGTGAGGCCTTATCGACTGCCGCCAACCTTCTGGTAATCGGCGGGCATATCGATCCAGCAGCCTCCTGTGATGGGGAGGAGCGTGCCGAGATCGAGCACATGCATGCCCTCATGAACGAGTACAAACTGGAGGGGCGCATGCGCTGGCTTGGCACCCGGCTGGAAAAGAATCTTGCCGGTGAGCTGTACCGGCACGTGGCGGACCGTCGCGGCATTTTTGTTCAGCCGGCGCGATTCGAGGCATTCGGGTTGACCATTATCGAGGCCATGGCCTCCGGTCTGCCTGTATTCGCCACCTGCTATGGCGGCCCGCGCGAAATCATTCAACATGGGGTTTCGGGCTATCATTTCGATCCCAACGATGGATTGGCGGGAGCTTCCGCCATGGCGGATTTTTTTGAGCGGGTGGCGGCCGATCCAGGTTTTTGGGACAGGATTTCGCAGAAAGCCTTGCAAAGGGTCGAAGCGCGCTATACCTGGCGACTCTATGCCGAGAGAATGATGACGCTATCACGTATTTACGGTTTCTGGAAGTTCGTCAGTAAACTGGAGCATGAAGAAACCGCGCGTTACCTCAACATGTTCTATCACTTGCAGTTTCGGCCGATGGCACAGGCGCTTCCCCAATAA